Part of the Synergistaceae bacterium genome is shown below.
TGCGCGTCATCAGCTGCTAACGTTGGCCGCAGCAAAAATCATTTATTGCCATTATCGCTAATTCAATGCAAAGTGTATTACTCTCTACTCAATTTCTTCTTCCCACCCACCCACCCGGATAGGCTTCGTAATCTCTACGGCGAAAAGTTTTTACAGCTACCCAAGTGCATTTGCTATATAATCATAACATCATGGAAATAAACAGAAAAAATTATATCAGCAAAATATTAATCGCAGGAGCTTCAAGCAGTGCAGGAAAAACGACTCTCTCATGCGGGTTATTGTGTGCATTGAGTAAACGAGGCTTGAAAATTTCTGCGTACAAGACCGGCCCTGACTATATCGACCCTCAACATTTAAGACTCGCCGGAAATTGTGAAGCGTTCAATCTCGATACTTGGTTGATGAATGAAAATTTAACCCGCAAACTTTTCGCAATTACTTCACATGATAAAGACTTCGCGCTGATTGAGGGAGCAATGGGACTCTATGACGGCGGAATTTACAGCACGGCAAATATCGCAAAACTGTTGAATGTTCCTGTAATTCTAGTGATAAATGCAAAGTCTCTCGGTGAAAGCGTTGCAGCTGTTGCGTCAGGTTTTCGCGATTATGACAAGAAAATTAATTTTGCAGGAGTAATTATAAATTTCGCAGGCTCTGACTCTCACGTGAAAATTATCGCTGAATCCCTCGAACGCGCAAATATAAAATTTTTAGGTGCATTAAAGCGCAGTGATAATATAGCAATTCCTGAACGCCATTTAGGTTTATTGCCGACTCATGAGCAGAAAAATTTTGACTCTGATAAATTAGCTGACATAATCGAAAAATCTATAAATCTTGACGAAATTATTAGAATCGCGAAAGAGTCTGCGAGCCCTCAAGAAAATTTTATCACGCAAAAAATTTCATCATGCAGAAAAATTATAGCCATTGCACGCGATGAAGCATTTAATTTCTATTATCCCGAAAGTTTAATGACGCTAAAAAATTTAGGTGCTGAGTTAATTTATTTCTCGCCCATTCATGATAAAAAGTTGCCTCGTGCTGACTCTTATATTTTCGGCGGAGGTTTCCCGGAAATTTTTGCGCGTGAATTAGCTGCTAATATTTCAATGCTTGAGAGTGTGAGATCATGCGACAAAAAAATTTTAGCTGAGTGCGGCGGATTCATGTATTTATGCAGAAGCCTTGAGGACTTGAACGGCGAAAAATTTAATATGACAGGCTTGATAAATGCAAATTCTTTCATGACTAATAGACCCGTCATAGGCTATCTTGAGGCGCGTGCGTTGAGAAATAATATAATTTGCGGTTCGGGCGAAATTTTACGCGGTCATGAGTTCCATTATTCGCGAATAAAGCCGGACTCCTGCGCGTTTGAGTTCACACGGCCAAGAACAGGCGAGACTCACACGGGCGGTTATGCAATGAATAATATTTTAGCGTCGTACCTGCATATAAATTTTTTCGGCAATGAACGATTTGCAGCAAATTTCTTGACTTCAAGCAGACTCTAAGCGTTTATAATATTCACGAAATTTAAATTATTAATCAGGAGGAAATTTTTTCATGAGAACATTTATATTTTCATTATTAATTATCGCGTTATTGACATGTTCAGCCGG
Proteins encoded:
- a CDS encoding cobyrinate a,c-diamide synthase; the encoded protein is MEINRKNYISKILIAGASSSAGKTTLSCGLLCALSKRGLKISAYKTGPDYIDPQHLRLAGNCEAFNLDTWLMNENLTRKLFAITSHDKDFALIEGAMGLYDGGIYSTANIAKLLNVPVILVINAKSLGESVAAVASGFRDYDKKINFAGVIINFAGSDSHVKIIAESLERANIKFLGALKRSDNIAIPERHLGLLPTHEQKNFDSDKLADIIEKSINLDEIIRIAKESASPQENFITQKISSCRKIIAIARDEAFNFYYPESLMTLKNLGAELIYFSPIHDKKLPRADSYIFGGGFPEIFARELAANISMLESVRSCDKKILAECGGFMYLCRSLEDLNGEKFNMTGLINANSFMTNRPVIGYLEARALRNNIICGSGEILRGHEFHYSRIKPDSCAFEFTRPRTGETHTGGYAMNNILASYLHINFFGNERFAANFLTSSRL